CAATTGGCTTTTTACATTAATGCTTCCTTTGTGTAATTGAACAAGGTCATAGGTGAGCGCTAAACCAATTCCATGGCTTTTACTTTGATCAGCAGAACGACTAATGTAAAAACGTTTAAAAATATGTGGCAAGTCGTTTTCGTCAATACCTTCACCTGTGTCAGCTACAGATAAGCTCATAATAACCTCTTTTTCTCTATCAATAAAACTTATTTTTACGGCGATGTTTCCTTTCTTTGGCGTGTGTTTAAATGCGTTTGAAAGTATATTATATATTATTTTATCTAATTTATCTGCATCGAAATAAGCTATATAATGTTCATATTCCGAATCGAAGGTAAAATTGATTTCTTTTTCATTTACCAACGGTCTGAAGTTTGATTGACAAATGTTATAAACGTATGCTACGATATCATCTTTTGAAACATTTAATTTCAAGTTCCCGCTTTCGGTTTTTCTAAAAACTAATATTTGTTTTATTAATCTATTTAACCTATTGACATTTTCTTTCATTATATCGTATTGTGAAGGATCTCCGCCAAATTTGTTTTGCATTTTTTCAATTTGAAGCATAATAATTGTCAGAGGAGTGAGTAACTCGTGGGTAATATTGGTAAAATACCGTAATTTAATTTGAGTTAACTCTTCGGATTTTTCTTTCTCTATACGTGAGATTCTTAAATCGTTTCGCAAACGGATACGATTTACAAATGTTCGGTATGTAAAATACGCAGTTATACCAAGTAGTAAAAGATAAAAAAGATATGCCCACCAAGTTCTGTAAAAGGGTGGCAACACCACTATTTTGAGTGTGGTAACTTTATCACTCCATTGTCCGTTTTCATCACTTGCTTTTACCATAAAAGTATATTTCCCTACCGGAAGGTCAGCATAGTTTACGTATCTGCGGTTATTTCCTACATAATTCCACTCGTTGTTTATTCCCGATAATTTATAAGCATATTGACTTTTACTTGCTGAAAGTTGGTTTAACGCAGCAAATTCTATACTCAAATTATTTTCGGAGTATTTCATTTCTATTTTGTTTTTTTGCGAAACAAAATGTTTGTTATCGGTATCGTCATATATTGATTTGTTTTCTATCAGAATATCTGTTAAAACTACGTTTGGCACAATCTTTTTAGATGAAATTTGATTGGTAGGATTGAATTCCACAATACCATTGTTTCCACCAAAAAGCAATTGCCCTGTTTTTAGTCTGATAAAGGAGTTTTTATAAAATGTGGTTACCGACACTCCATTCTGAGAAGAATAATATGATGATGCATGAGTTAACGGATTGTATCTAATTATTTTTTTTGCGGTTGATATCCACAAATAGCCAAAATTATCTTCTACAATATCTAATATTCTTTCGTCTGTAATTCCATATTGTCCGCTAATTTCAGTTGCCACTTGCGTTTTTTTATCATAATAAAATATGCCGCCTTCTTTGGTGCCGATGAAAATATCGCCGTTCCTTTTGCAGCAAATGCTTTGGATGCTTAAACTTTGATAGTTTTTGATGTTAAGATTTAGTTTTGATACGCTATAAGTAGTTTTATTTCCGGTTACTTTTGGTTTAAGTATAAAAAGTCCGTCTTTTTCGGTTCCAATCCAAATGTTTCTATCTAAATCCTGTTGTATAGCACTGACCGATTGTATTTTTGTTGATATTAACTGTACGGTTGAGTTATATGGTTTTTTGAAAAGAGCATCGCTGGTTCCAATCCATACATTGCCATCAAAATCTTCAAAAAAATTGGTAATGGAAATATAAGGAATTTGGGTTAAACCTCTTACGGAATACTGATTAACTTGTGTTAATTCTTTGTTTTCCGCTTGTTTGAATACATATATTTTATCTTCTCCTTCATTTGCAATCCATATTTCGTTGGTTTTAGTAATATTATCGATATAAATGATGCTGTTAAACTTGTTAAAAACAGGATTTGATAATCTTTTTATTGTGCCCGATGAAAGATTAAAATCTATAAGTCCAAAGCGGTTGATTACTACATATAAATTTCCTGAACCGGCATCACACAATCGTGTAACAAATGATTCTGTGTTTAATGACTGCCTTAAATTTCCCAATGTGTAATTTTGTATGGAAAGTTTATTGAAATCTAACATATACAAGCCTTCTCCTACACTTCCAAACCACAAATTTCCATGTCTGTCTTTATAAATATCATGAAATAATTGACTATGTGAACTGTTTAAAATATAATTATTATCTTCTAAAGAGTATGTTCTGTCTGCTTCCTTTTTTATTATGCGCAATCCTTTGAAAGTTACCATCCAAATATAGCCATATTTATCGTCTTGCAAAATGCTGTAAACAATGTTATCTACTTTTTCATCAGGATTATTGGAAAAAGAAACCGGAGTAAAATTAATTTTCATTTTTCCGTCCACAGTCATATTATAAATTCCATCCCCCCAAGTGCAAATCCAGTACATTCCATCTTTGTCTTCCATCATTCGGAACGGATTATCATTTGTGCCTATGGTAGGAGCGTAGTATATATTTGTTAAATTCTGATTAATGGCGCATAATCCATCTTTCCATAAGGCAATCCAAATAGTACCGTCCTTATCTTCATAAATAAATTTTACATTGTTTCCTTTTAGCTTCAAACGGGAGTCTTTGTCTGTTGAAAAACGTTCGTATTCTCCGGAAACAGAATTTATACGCAATATTCCATTTCTGGATGTTCCTACCCAAATAAATCCTTTTGAATCTTTAAATATATAATTTATGCGTTCCTTTTCGGTATATTTGTTTTTGAGAGGTTTAATAGAATAATTGTTTTTATCAAAAATATTTATTCCTTCATATGTGCCAATCCATATTTTGTTTTCATCATCTTCTTCGAGGCATTCTATTTCATTGTTAGTGAGTTTTTCCGGTGTTAACGCACTTGATCTAAATACTTTAATGTCGTATCCGTCATACCGACATAATCCATCCTTTGTTCCCAACCACATATAACCCTCTTTATCATTGTAAATACGTGTTACTGAATTTGAAGGCAGTTTATCGTTTAATGGAAATTTTTCCAAAACCAACGGAGACTCTGTAAGTGCTGAAACAAATTCTGCAACGAAAACAAGCGCAATAATTATTACACGAACCCTTTTTGACATAGACAGGAAGATTTTCAATATATTTTATAATACCTTACAAAGATAGGAAGATATTTTAAACGAATAAAATACCTTTTTTATATTGCAAAAGCTACTTATGATTGAAATTTTATTAATTTTGCAGAGTAAAAAAGGAAAGTTGCCGGAGTGGTCGAACGGGACGGTCTCGAAAACCGTTGTACGGGCAACTGTACCCAGGGTTCGAATCCCTGACTTTCCGCAAATATTTTTAATTTTCTAAAAAGACGTCGTTTTTTTCTCTTTATTCATCTTCATGCCTTCCAAACTTTTGATTAAGGATAAGTTTTCATTTTGAAATAAATGATTAATTCGTATTTTGAGATTTAAAACCTGAATAAATGTTGTGTTGTTGTGTTTTTGTGAGTTCTTTTCTTTTATAAATTGAGTTTTATTGAAATGATTTATTTGGGATTTTTTAGGTGGTATCTTATTTTTGCAAATAAAAAATACCATGAAATCAATTACTCAAAAAGCTTACTCTGTACTTATTACTTTTCTTATCTCAGTATCCTTATTTTCCCAATCTGATGAATCTAAAATTGAAGTGTTAATTTCTAAAATGACTCTTCAGGAAAAGATTGGTCAAGTAAATCAACTTAACACCAGCGGATTATCGGACGATATGAAGGGATTATTACGCGCCGGTAAAGTTGGTTCCATATTGAATGAAGTTGATCCAAAAACAGTTAATGAATTGCAAAAAATAGCTGTAAAGGAATCTCGACTTGGTATTCCATTAATTTTTGCCAGAGATGTTATTCATGGGTTTAGAACTGTTTTTCCTATTCCTTTGGGGCAAGCAGCTACTTGGAATCCTCAGATAATTGAAGATGGAGCAAGAATTGCCGCTATTGAATCCTCAGCTTGTGGCATTCGATGGACTTTTGCTCCCATGATAGATGTATCGCGCGACCCACGGTGGGGAAGAATTGCAGAATCATTGGGTGAAGATCCTTATTTAACTTCTGTTCTGGGGAGTGCTATGATAAAAGGATTTCAGGGAGATAATCTATCAAATTCCAATAGTGTTGCTGCATGTGCTAAACATTTTGCAGGATATGGCGCTACAGAATCGGGTAAAGATTATAATACTACTTGGATACCTGAAAATCAATTACGAGATACATATTTACCTCCATTTCAAGCCGCAGCAAAAGCAGGAGTTGCTACTTTTATGTGTTCTTTCAATGACATAAACGGTGTACCTTCATCTGAAAATAAACATTTAAATATAGATATATTACGCAAAGAATGGAATTTTGATGGAATTTTGGTAAGTGATTGGGGCTCTATTGAACAATTAATTAATCATGGTGTCTGCAAAGATTTAAAAGAAGCAGCAGAAAAAGCGATGAACGCAGGCGTAGGAATGGATATGATGGGCTATGCGTATGTGAATCATTTGGAAGAGTTAATTAAATCCGGAAAAGTTTCTGAAAAACTATTAGATGATGCAGTACGCAATGTTTTAAGAATAAAATTCAGATTAGGATTATTTGAAAATCCCTATGTGAAAATTCCTAAAACTATGCCTTTTTATACTGAAGAAGCGCTTGAAAAAGCAAAAAAATCAGCCATAGAAAGTGTCGTGTTGTTGAAAAATAAAAATAATATTCTACCTCTTTCACAAAATGTGAAAACAGTGGCGGTGATTGGTCCTCTATCTGATGCTCCGAAAGATCAAATAGGAACTTGGTGTTTTGACGCGGAAGCGGAACGTTCCGAAACTCCGCTTATGGCTATTCAGAAATATTACGGAAATCAAGTAACAGTTATTGCGAAAAAAGGATTAACATACAGTAGAGACAAAAGCAAAGACAATATTCAAAAAGCATTAAATGCGGCTCAAAAAGCAGATGTGGTATTGTTCTTTGCCGGAGAAGAAGCAATATTATCCGGTGAAGCTAAATGTAGAGCGGATATTAATTTACCGGGCGCACAATCTGAATTACTCGAAGCATTAAAAAATACAGGTAAACCTGTTGTTTTGATTGTAATGGCAGGACGTCCATTGACCATAGGGAAGGAAATAAAAGAAGCTGATGCCGTTATGTTTGCATTCCATGGAGGCACAATGGCTGGTCCTGCATTAGCAGATTTGATTTTTGGAAAAGAAACACCTTCGGGTAAGCTTCCGGTTACTTTCCCTAAAATGGTAGGTCAAATTCCTATTTATTACGCTCATAAAAATACAGGTCGTCCTGCAAGTAATATAACATTAATAGACGATATTCCTGTTGGTGCAGAACAATTTTCAATCGGTTCTACAAGTTATTTTCTTGATGCTGGGACAGAACCTTTGTTCCCGTTTGGATATGGACTTTCTTATACTACTTTTAAATACTCCGATGTTCAATTATCAAATACGGAATTGACGTCAGGAAGTAGTATAAAAGCTACTTGTAGTGTAACCAACACGGGTACAAAAAGTGGAGCTGAAATAGTACAACTTTATATTCGGGATAAAGTGGCAAGTTTAGCACGTCCGGTACGCGAATTGAAAGGTTTCCAAAAGGTGTATTTAAAAGCAGGAGAAAGTACTACTGTAAGTTTCACCATTACACCTGAACAATTGAAATTTTACAATTTGGAATCACAAAAAGTTATAGAACCGGGAGAATTTCAGGTTTGGATTTCCAAAGATAGTGCAAGCGGAAGTCCGGTCTCATTTCAATACAAGTAATTTTATCTTGTTTTTTCTTTACTGATTTTTAAGAGATTCGTTTTTTTTAATCATTTTAATAATCCAACGATATTCATACACTACATAAAAATAATTGCTACTTACATAAAAGGTTTTTAAATGTTTTATTAACTATTAATTTTAAATTTATGAAAAACTTAAAACTTTTTTTATTCTTGCCATCTTTATTAGGTATTACAATGTTGGCTTATGGTCAAAAGTACACGGGATTAACCGCAACATCTTCTTCGGGTAACGCAAGCGTTGCTGTGGATGGAGATATGGGAACACGTTGGGAAAGTGATTGGTCTGATCCTCAATGGTTAGTTGTGGATTTAGGTGAAATCAAAAATGTTGGTGCTATTAAAATTTATTGGGAAGCTGCTAATGCAAAGGATTATACCATTAGCTTTTCAACAGATGGAGTTAATTATTCGGGCGATTTAACTTATACAGGAATGGCTGAGGGAAGCCGTACCGATAATATAACTGAAATAAATGTGGATTGTCAATACATTAAAATGAATGGTACAGCACGTAATCTTGTATATGGTTATTCTATTTGGGAATTTGAAGTTTATCCACAAGTTGCGCCCGTTTTAACTTCAATTGTGGTTTTGCCCGAAAAACCGTCTATTGTATTGGGGAACACACAACAATTTACAGCTGAGGGACGAGATCAACTGAATAATCCGTATACTTTAAGTGGAACAACCACTTGGAACGTAGATGGGAGTGGAACTTCCATTACTTCAGATGGATTGTTTTCATCAACCCAAAAAGGACTTTTTACAGTAACGGCAACTAATTCAAGTATATCAGGCAGTACAACAATTGAGGTTTTACCAACAAATCCAAATTTGTCTCCTTCTGCAACGGCTACAGCTTCAAGTGGAGATGGAACATTGGCGATTGATAATAATGGAGGAAGCCGCTGGGAAAGCGAACAAGGGGTTGATCCACAATGGATTTTGGTTGACTTGGGAGCAAAAATGAGTATAACGGATATCATTATTGACTGGGAAACGGCAAATGCAAAAAATTATATTATTGAATATTCGAATGATAATTTAAATTGGAATACGTACCAATCACCAACAGATATGCCCGAAGGACCTAGAACTGACCGTTTTTATAACGCCAATTTTCAGGCACGTTATGTGCGTATTACCGGCACTGAGCGCAATACGGTTTACGGATATTCTATTTGGGAATTAAAAATTTATGGAACAGATACGGTAGCAACAGTACTTTCAAATGCAAATAATGATAAGATTAGTATTTATCCTAATCCGGCAACAGACAAATTATTTGTTTCAGGAAGTTTAAATGTGGATATTTCTATTTATACATTGGAAGGTAAATTTGTCAAACAAAAAGAAAATACAAAACAAATAAATGTATCGGACATTTCGTCAGGAGTTTATATTGTCAAGGTGAAGAATAAGCTTAATGGAATAGATAAATCTATTAAGGTTAAGGTAAAATAAAAAGTGTGTTGTGAAAAAAACGAGATGCAAAACCGCATCTCGTTTTTGTTTTTAAAATCGTTGCAAATACTCGGCTAAGTTTGTGTCTCTATCCAGATTCATTTTTTGCCTTATTCGGTATCGGTTCATTTCAATGCTTCTCACTGTCATATTCAACAATGGCGCCATATCTTTTGAACTTAAATTCATTTTCAAATAAGCGCATATTTTTCTATCGGTTCCCGAGAGATTCGGATATTTTTCACAAAGTCGTTTCAGATAATTATCGTACACGATATCAAAATTTTCTTGAAAAACTCTCCAATCATTATCATGTTTTATGTTTTCTTTAATGTGTTTTTGCATTCCATTGAGTTTTTTGTTTATTTCTTCAAAATCTTTGGACCCGACAGCTTGATTCAATTTTTCTATTTCATTATTTAACTCCAGAAGCATTTCATTTTTACGAATCAAATTCATAGTAGAATTGGCTAATTCTTGAGATTTATGACGAAGTTCATATTGGAGTTTCTGATTTTTAAGTTCCGTTATTTCTTTTTTCTTGGCATTGGTATCTTCTTCAAATCTTTTTTCTTGTTCTTTCATCTCCAATTCTTTTTTCTGTTCCATTTCCTTAGCACCCTCTTCCGATTTGTTTTTTACAAATTTAATTAACCACAATAAGGCTGCTATAGCAAGTAGAAAATAAATTATGGTTGCAAATGTACTTTCGTACCAGGCGGGAAGTATTGTAAAAGAATATTCTGCCGTAGCGACATTAGGTTCAATTAAATTTTTAGCGCGAACTTTAAAAATATAATTTCCTTTTGGCAGTTGTGTGTATTCTTTAATTGTTCCGTCGGAAAAATTAGACCAACTTTTATCATAATTCTCAAGTATATAACTATACTGCACTAATCCTTCTTTTCGGTATTCCGGAGAAATAAACTCAAAACGTAGTGAATTTAATTTATGAGCAATTTTAAAGGGATTATTTGATACTTGTTTAAAAACCCTTCCGCTTATAAGTGAATCTTTTTGACCGGTAGCAATAACGTTTTTAATAATAACATTGAATAATTTCTCGTCATCAGGCGTAGTTTTGTTTGTGTTAATTAATGAAAAACCATCTTCGGTGCTTACAATCACATCTTTATCTGATACAAAATTAAAATTTTCGAACCCGACAATTAATTTTGGTTGAAGCATACGAAAAGAGAAAGAGTCCACTTTATAAGATCCGTTTTTTTTGGAAGCCAAACCTAAAAAACTTCCCGATGCACACCACAGTTCATCGTTTCTTCCTTGATGAAAGCGTATGGAATTTGGAGGAGAGATAAATAAATCATTCCACTTTTTTGCCGATTCCATTCGTTTTTCCTGTCGGTTAAACTGATAAAAACCATACACGGAAGAAAACAAAAGCTCATTTTGAATTATATAAACAATATTATTTTGATTTGTTGGAAATCCTTTATCTGTTCCGAACAATTCTACTTGGGTAATACTGTCGGCGTTATTATTGAGCGTCAATCGAAATAAGCCTTTTTGCCAATGACTGAACCAAATACTTCCGTCGATGTCTTCTTCGAACATTCCACTTGATTCTTTGAAATCTCCTTTTATAAAATGGGAAAAATTCCATTTTCCGCTTGTTTTCTTTAATATAAATAATCCCTGATACGAACAACCTAAAATCATGTCGGGATGTTTTTTTAGAGTTTTGAAAGCCCAAGTTCCTTGTAATGAGGGCAATTGTTCGACAGCTCCCGAAGGACTAACGATAAAAGTACCTCTATCTGCACCGCAAAAAAGAGTGTTGTCAATTTCATTCAAACACCAAATTTGTCCTTCCAATCCTTTAATTATTTCCAATTGTAATGGATTTTGACTGCTTGTTAATGGGTACGATGTTTTGTACAAACCCTGATTTGTGCCTAAAAAAAGCGTATTCCCTTTCAAGAAAGACGTGTAACCTGCTCCATATAAATTATTAGCATCGAAAATTTCTAAAAAGGGGCTATTTAGAAGTACATAATCAATTCCTTTATCTA
The genomic region above belongs to uncultured Paludibacter sp. and contains:
- a CDS encoding Integral membrane sensor hybrid histidine kinase, producing the protein MSKRVRVIIIALVFVAEFVSALTESPLVLEKFPLNDKLPSNSVTRIYNDKEGYMWLGTKDGLCRYDGYDIKVFRSSALTPEKLTNNEIECLEEDDENKIWIGTYEGINIFDKNNYSIKPLKNKYTEKERINYIFKDSKGFIWVGTSRNGILRINSVSGEYERFSTDKDSRLKLKGNNVKFIYEDKDGTIWIALWKDGLCAINQNLTNIYYAPTIGTNDNPFRMMEDKDGMYWICTWGDGIYNMTVDGKMKINFTPVSFSNNPDEKVDNIVYSILQDDKYGYIWMVTFKGLRIIKKEADRTYSLEDNNYILNSSHSQLFHDIYKDRHGNLWFGSVGEGLYMLDFNKLSIQNYTLGNLRQSLNTESFVTRLCDAGSGNLYVVINRFGLIDFNLSSGTIKRLSNPVFNKFNSIIYIDNITKTNEIWIANEGEDKIYVFKQAENKELTQVNQYSVRGLTQIPYISITNFFEDFDGNVWIGTSDALFKKPYNSTVQLISTKIQSVSAIQQDLDRNIWIGTEKDGLFILKPKVTGNKTTYSVSKLNLNIKNYQSLSIQSICCKRNGDIFIGTKEGGIFYYDKKTQVATEISGQYGITDERILDIVEDNFGYLWISTAKKIIRYNPLTHASSYYSSQNGVSVTTFYKNSFIRLKTGQLLFGGNNGIVEFNPTNQISSKKIVPNVVLTDILIENKSIYDDTDNKHFVSQKNKIEMKYSENNLSIEFAALNQLSASKSQYAYKLSGINNEWNYVGNNRRYVNYADLPVGKYTFMVKASDENGQWSDKVTTLKIVVLPPFYRTWWAYLFYLLLLGITAYFTYRTFVNRIRLRNDLRISRIEKEKSEELTQIKLRYFTNITHELLTPLTIIMLQIEKMQNKFGGDPSQYDIMKENVNRLNRLIKQILVFRKTESGNLKLNVSKDDIVAYVYNICQSNFRPLVNEKEINFTFDSEYEHYIAYFDADKLDKIIYNILSNAFKHTPKKGNIAVKISFIDREKEVIMSLSVADTGEGIDENDLPHIFKRFYISRSADQSKSHGIGLALTYDLVQLHKGSINVKSQLGEGSVFTVEIPVSINAYTEEELAPEQNEDIEESVKTTQKIYQENIATVKEQNQELTPEKLTILIIEDNTDLRNLMMEFFSNEYNVLTAENGAKGLEVLTENQDLDLIISDVMMPEMDGLTFCKTIKNNIKTSHINILLLTAKNSTQDRIECYNAGADSYISKPFEFDVVNARVKNLIRKRRQKAEGFQKAHDINISSMEYSSMDEQFLTNAVKVVENRLSDETLNFDDFAASMAVAKSTLHRKLKTLTGLSPVEFIRNIRLKHATQMLESNTGNISEIAFSVGFNDPKYFSRCFKNEFGMTPKEYQEAKKTK
- the bglX gene encoding Periplasmic beta-glucosidase — protein: MKSITQKAYSVLITFLISVSLFSQSDESKIEVLISKMTLQEKIGQVNQLNTSGLSDDMKGLLRAGKVGSILNEVDPKTVNELQKIAVKESRLGIPLIFARDVIHGFRTVFPIPLGQAATWNPQIIEDGARIAAIESSACGIRWTFAPMIDVSRDPRWGRIAESLGEDPYLTSVLGSAMIKGFQGDNLSNSNSVAACAKHFAGYGATESGKDYNTTWIPENQLRDTYLPPFQAAAKAGVATFMCSFNDINGVPSSENKHLNIDILRKEWNFDGILVSDWGSIEQLINHGVCKDLKEAAEKAMNAGVGMDMMGYAYVNHLEELIKSGKVSEKLLDDAVRNVLRIKFRLGLFENPYVKIPKTMPFYTEEALEKAKKSAIESVVLLKNKNNILPLSQNVKTVAVIGPLSDAPKDQIGTWCFDAEAERSETPLMAIQKYYGNQVTVIAKKGLTYSRDKSKDNIQKALNAAQKADVVLFFAGEEAILSGEAKCRADINLPGAQSELLEALKNTGKPVVLIVMAGRPLTIGKEIKEADAVMFAFHGGTMAGPALADLIFGKETPSGKLPVTFPKMVGQIPIYYAHKNTGRPASNITLIDDIPVGAEQFSIGSTSYFLDAGTEPLFPFGYGLSYTTFKYSDVQLSNTELTSGSSIKATCSVTNTGTKSGAEIVQLYIRDKVASLARPVRELKGFQKVYLKAGESTTVSFTITPEQLKFYNLESQKVIEPGEFQVWISKDSASGSPVSFQYK
- a CDS encoding exported hypothetical protein (Evidence 5 : Unknown function) is translated as MKNLKLFLFLPSLLGITMLAYGQKYTGLTATSSSGNASVAVDGDMGTRWESDWSDPQWLVVDLGEIKNVGAIKIYWEAANAKDYTISFSTDGVNYSGDLTYTGMAEGSRTDNITEINVDCQYIKMNGTARNLVYGYSIWEFEVYPQVAPVLTSIVVLPEKPSIVLGNTQQFTAEGRDQLNNPYTLSGTTTWNVDGSGTSITSDGLFSSTQKGLFTVTATNSSISGSTTIEVLPTNPNLSPSATATASSGDGTLAIDNNGGSRWESEQGVDPQWILVDLGAKMSITDIIIDWETANAKNYIIEYSNDNLNWNTYQSPTDMPEGPRTDRFYNANFQARYVRITGTERNTVYGYSIWELKIYGTDTVATVLSNANNDKISIYPNPATDKLFVSGSLNVDISIYTLEGKFVKQKENTKQINVSDISSGVYIVKVKNKLNGIDKSIKVKVK
- a CDS encoding conserved exported hypothetical protein (Evidence 4 : Unknown function but conserved in other organisms), with translation MKKLILFFLFSTLCFPMFSLHPLVRNFSRTNYKSGTQNWDITQSDSKLMYFANNSGLLEFDGKNWNTIPIRNYTNVRSVLYTPDGKIYAGAFNEFGYYTPSSTGELQYYSLLNKLDKRYTNFNEIWNIHSTGKDIYFQADRFIFKYNGDTIIALPFDEKIDVSAYVNNVLLVANSKGVFMLNGNMSVRLPNVEILAGKKVCSILPYQNGELLIVTRYNGVYLFNGSTISVFNTGIDDFLKNNQVFCALSNGKQIIYGTVQKGIAIQDIHTKTTMFLNTYSGLQNNTILSMAFDSYQNLWLGLDKGIDYVLLNSPFLEIFDANNLYGAGYTSFLKGNTLFLGTNQGLYKTSYPLTSSQNPLQLEIIKGLEGQIWCLNEIDNTLFCGADRGTFIVSPSGAVEQLPSLQGTWAFKTLKKHPDMILGCSYQGLFILKKTSGKWNFSHFIKGDFKESSGMFEEDIDGSIWFSHWQKGLFRLTLNNNADSITQVELFGTDKGFPTNQNNIVYIIQNELLFSSVYGFYQFNRQEKRMESAKKWNDLFISPPNSIRFHQGRNDELWCASGSFLGLASKKNGSYKVDSFSFRMLQPKLIVGFENFNFVSDKDVIVSTEDGFSLINTNKTTPDDEKLFNVIIKNVIATGQKDSLISGRVFKQVSNNPFKIAHKLNSLRFEFISPEYRKEGLVQYSYILENYDKSWSNFSDGTIKEYTQLPKGNYIFKVRAKNLIEPNVATAEYSFTILPAWYESTFATIIYFLLAIAALLWLIKFVKNKSEEGAKEMEQKKELEMKEQEKRFEEDTNAKKKEITELKNQKLQYELRHKSQELANSTMNLIRKNEMLLELNNEIEKLNQAVGSKDFEEINKKLNGMQKHIKENIKHDNDWRVFQENFDIVYDNYLKRLCEKYPNLSGTDRKICAYLKMNLSSKDMAPLLNMTVRSIEMNRYRIRQKMNLDRDTNLAEYLQRF